TCCATCCCACCATTGCCTCTCCATCCGTCATCCTTGAGAAAGTCGAAGCCAAATCCATTCCACCAGGCTGGTCATTCGACCACAACGCCACCTCCACAGATAAAATCACACTCACCATTGCCCTCAAAGAGCCTGGCTTTGCCGAAGTCAAAGCAAGGCTACACCAACGCCAATTTGGGGgtaacaaccaccacctttcGAGAGATCAGCTCCACACTTACCTCCAGCCCAAAAACAAGAATATCGAAACAGTAAAATCCTGGCTAAGGTCCAACGCAGGAGTCAAAAATGTCCACGTCCAGGGGAGTTTGCTCTCCTTTGAGGCAACAGCGCGACAAGTCAAGGACTTGTTCTCTGCTGATCTGAAGTATTACACTTACTCTtctgacgatgacgacgagaaTGTCCTCAGGACCACCGCTCTCAGGGCGTTGTCGTATAGCATCCCCTCCTGGCTCCGTGCCTACATCGACTTTGTGCACCCTATAACCAACTTCATGCCCCCGCGTAGAGCAGGTCGTCCGACCAAAAAGCCAACTCCCAATaagccaaccaccaccaagaaagcATCATCTTCAAGCGCAAAAGCAACCCCGACCAAGAAAGCAACCTCGACCACCACAAAGAGGACATCCCCTACCACCCCGAAGGTTCTAACTTCAACAACCACTAGAAGGACCTCAACCACTACCATCAAGAAGACAAGCTCCTCTACCAAgaaaccaaccaccacctcccggCCCATAGGCATCCCAGCCATCACCTCGGCGCTCCCCCAAGAAACCGGTCTCCCAGATCCGGAAGAGCCCTACGAAGGCAACTACCCTTGCCTTGTAGCCACCTCCCCTCGCTGCATTAAGCAGCTTTACAACATTACCTACCCGCCCTACAACCCCGCCAGCTCCCCCCGTTCCCCCGTAAACTTTGGTGTCGCGGGCTTCCTAGAACAATGGATCCTCCACGCCGACGTCGCCGACTTTCTCTCTCAATACCAACCCGACTACCTCTACCGATCCGCCACTCCCACCGGTCCCTACAACTTCACAGTCGAGCTCATCAATGGCGGCATAAACCCCCAAAACGACCCCGCCAACGCCGGAATAGAAGCCAGTC
The window above is part of the Podospora bellae-mahoneyi strain CBS 112042 chromosome 3, whole genome shotgun sequence genome. Proteins encoded here:
- a CDS encoding hypothetical protein (COG:O; EggNog:ENOG503P03Y; MEROPS:MER0078639) translates to MLPSLLFTMLSGAAFIHPTIASPSVILEKVEAKSIPPGWSFDHNATSTDKITLTIALKEPGFAEVKARLHQRQFGGNNHHLSRDQLHTYLQPKNKNIETVKSWLRSNAGVKNVHVQGSLLSFEATARQVKDLFSADLKYYTYSSDDDDENVLRTTALRALSYSIPSWLRAYIDFVHPITNFMPPRRAGRPTKKPTPNKPTTTKKASSSSAKATPTKKATSTTTKRTSPTTPKVLTSTTTRRTSTTTIKKTSSSTKKPTTTSRPIGIPAITSALPQETGLPDPEEPYEGNYPCLVATSPRCIKQLYNITYPPYNPASSPRSPVNFGVAGFLEQWILHADVADFLSQYQPDYLYRSATPTGPYNFTVELINGGINPQNDPANAGIEASLDVEYAMALGYPTNVIYYVTGGRGTKLDRDGNPSSPEETDNEPYLEFLEALLAKPDAELPHVLSISYADDEISVPRPYALRVCDLFAALAARGVSTFVASGDGGAAGTGQTRCVMNDGSGQKKMFIPTFPASCPYVTAVGAVDNVAPPFTGEDFSAGGFSNYFDRPSWQDEAVKPYVDGFVSRGDPRVGLFNSTGRAMPDISAIGSGFQIIMGGEMSEVLGTSASAPVVAAMVALINDARMRAGKQSLGWLNPLLYSAKVRAVLRDVTVGESYGCLFPDGSTQDGWPAVQGYDCVTGLGAVRQFDELMEALL